A region from the Variovorax paradoxus genome encodes:
- a CDS encoding aspartate aminotransferase family protein, protein MTHVFHRHLRQTPPVAAGSAGMFIRDAQGREYLDASGGAAVSSLGHAHPEVLAAMHAQLDRLAYAHTSFFTSEAAEQLADELIASAPEGMSHVYLVSGGSEAVEAALKMARQYFVEIGQPQRTHFIARRQSYHGNTLGALAVGGNAWRREPFAPILVPATHVAPCYPYREQHADESAEQYGLRLAAELEAAIVAQGADRVIAFVAETVGGATAGVLTPVPGYFKAVRAVCDKYGVLLILDEVMCGMGRTGTLHACEQEGVVPDLITIAKGLGGGYQPIGAVLAQGRVVEAMSKGSGFFQHGHTYLGHPMACAAALAVQQVIRRDGLVSKVREDGAAFGAMLAEALGGHAHVGDIRGRGFFWGIELVADRASKAPFDPALKVNALIKKDAMARGLLCYPFGGTVDGRQGDHVLLAPPFIATRQDLQEIVARLAASIDAVTSAAAR, encoded by the coding sequence ATGACGCACGTCTTCCACCGCCACCTTCGCCAGACTCCGCCCGTTGCCGCCGGCTCCGCGGGCATGTTCATCCGCGACGCGCAAGGGCGCGAATACCTCGATGCCTCGGGCGGCGCCGCCGTGTCGTCGCTCGGCCATGCGCACCCCGAGGTGCTGGCCGCCATGCATGCGCAGCTCGACCGGCTGGCGTATGCGCACACCAGTTTCTTCACCAGCGAAGCGGCCGAACAGCTGGCCGACGAGCTGATTGCTTCCGCGCCTGAGGGCATGAGCCATGTGTACCTGGTGAGCGGCGGCTCCGAGGCGGTGGAGGCGGCGCTCAAGATGGCGCGGCAATACTTCGTCGAGATCGGCCAGCCGCAGCGCACGCACTTCATCGCGCGCCGCCAGAGCTACCACGGCAACACGCTGGGTGCACTGGCCGTGGGCGGAAACGCATGGCGGCGCGAGCCGTTCGCGCCCATCCTGGTGCCGGCCACGCATGTGGCGCCGTGCTATCCGTACCGCGAGCAGCATGCTGATGAAAGCGCCGAGCAGTACGGCCTGCGCCTGGCGGCCGAGCTCGAAGCGGCCATCGTCGCGCAGGGTGCCGATCGAGTGATCGCCTTCGTGGCCGAAACGGTGGGCGGCGCCACGGCCGGCGTGCTCACGCCGGTGCCGGGCTACTTCAAGGCGGTGCGCGCGGTGTGCGACAAGTACGGCGTGCTGCTGATCCTCGACGAGGTGATGTGCGGCATGGGCCGCACCGGCACGCTGCACGCCTGCGAGCAGGAGGGCGTGGTGCCCGACCTGATCACCATCGCCAAGGGCCTGGGCGGCGGCTACCAGCCGATCGGCGCGGTGCTGGCGCAGGGCCGCGTCGTCGAGGCCATGTCGAAAGGCAGCGGCTTCTTCCAGCATGGCCACACCTACCTCGGCCATCCGATGGCCTGCGCGGCGGCACTCGCGGTGCAGCAGGTGATCCGGCGCGACGGCCTGGTTTCCAAGGTGCGCGAAGACGGGGCCGCCTTTGGCGCCATGCTGGCCGAGGCGCTCGGCGGCCATGCGCATGTGGGCGACATCCGCGGCCGCGGATTCTTCTGGGGCATCGAGCTGGTGGCCGACCGCGCGAGCAAGGCGCCGTTCGATCCCGCGCTGAAGGTCAACGCACTCATCAAGAAGGACGCCATGGCGCGCGGCCTGCTGTGCTATCCCTTTGGCGGCACGGTCGATGGCCGGCAGGGCGACCACGTGCTGCTCGCACCCCCCTTCATTGCCACGCGGCAGGACTTGCAGGAAATCGTGGCCCGCCTCGCGGCTTCCATCGACGCGGTGACGAGCGCCGCCGCGCGCTGA
- a CDS encoding amino acid ABC transporter substrate-binding protein: protein MPKLRLPIPFGAAALAVAFAILLPHVAAQAQESDTLAKIKASGAITFGYRESSFGFSYLDGNLKPVGYSIEICNRIVEAVKTELKLPAVEIKYQAVTSANRIPLVQNGTVDIECGSTTNLVERQKQVAFSPDIFRYNVRMLVKADSGIRSIADLQGKTVVTTTGTTSFRLLREADKGRNLEVNNLGGKDHSDSFLLVESGRAQAFVLDDILLAGQIANARNPKDFIITGESLRTENQSLMFRKDDPAFKALVDRVVSGMMKSGEMEKLYNKWFMSPIPPKGININYPLNAETKEAFANPSSKGI from the coding sequence ATGCCCAAGCTTCGTCTGCCGATCCCTTTCGGTGCTGCCGCTCTCGCGGTGGCCTTCGCCATCCTGTTGCCGCACGTGGCTGCGCAGGCCCAGGAGAGCGACACACTCGCCAAGATCAAGGCGAGCGGCGCCATCACCTTCGGCTACCGCGAGTCGTCGTTCGGCTTCTCCTACCTCGACGGCAACCTGAAGCCGGTGGGCTACAGCATCGAGATCTGCAACCGCATCGTCGAGGCGGTGAAGACCGAGCTCAAGCTGCCGGCGGTCGAGATCAAGTACCAGGCCGTGACCTCGGCCAACCGCATTCCGCTGGTGCAGAACGGCACGGTCGACATCGAGTGCGGCTCCACCACCAACCTGGTCGAGCGCCAGAAGCAGGTGGCGTTCTCGCCCGACATCTTCCGCTACAACGTGCGCATGCTGGTGAAGGCCGATTCGGGCATCAGGAGCATTGCCGACCTGCAGGGAAAGACGGTGGTCACCACCACCGGCACCACCTCGTTCCGCCTGCTGCGCGAGGCCGACAAGGGCCGCAACCTCGAGGTCAACAACCTGGGCGGCAAGGACCACAGCGACTCCTTCCTGCTGGTGGAAAGCGGCCGTGCGCAGGCCTTTGTGCTCGACGACATCCTGCTGGCCGGCCAGATCGCGAACGCGCGTAATCCGAAAGATTTCATCATCACCGGCGAGAGCCTGCGCACCGAGAACCAGTCGCTCATGTTCCGCAAGGACGACCCGGCCTTCAAGGCGCTGGTGGACCGCGTGGTGTCGGGCATGATGAAGTCGGGCGAGATGGAGAAGCTCTACAACAAGTGGTTCATGTCGCCGATTCCGCCCAAGGGCATCAACATCAACTATCCGCTCAACGCCGAGACGAAGGAGGCCTTTGCCAACCCGTCGTCCAAGGGCATCTGA
- a CDS encoding aspartate/glutamate racemase family protein: MTRIALIHALSHSVAPINAAFERDWPEAVRMNLLDDSLSADLARGGRGLDAAMHERFQRLAQYAVDTGAEGILFTCSAFGPCIEAVARRHAGIAVLKPNEAMVAEAAQGQGRLGLIATFAATLVSMPPEFPPGIALEPVLAEGALDALNAGDTQRHDALIAAQAAALRERGCTRIALAQFSMARARAACEAASGLPILTTVDSAVRALRRRTDQAPR; the protein is encoded by the coding sequence ATGACCCGCATCGCATTGATCCACGCGCTCTCGCACTCGGTCGCGCCCATCAACGCCGCCTTCGAGCGCGACTGGCCCGAGGCGGTGCGCATGAACCTGCTGGACGACAGCCTCTCGGCCGACCTGGCGCGCGGCGGCCGCGGGCTCGACGCGGCCATGCACGAGCGCTTTCAGCGGCTCGCTCAGTACGCGGTCGACACGGGTGCAGAGGGCATCCTCTTCACCTGCTCGGCCTTCGGCCCATGCATCGAGGCCGTGGCGCGGCGGCATGCGGGCATTGCGGTGCTCAAGCCCAACGAGGCCATGGTGGCCGAGGCGGCACAAGGACAGGGCCGGCTCGGGCTCATCGCAACGTTCGCGGCCACGCTGGTGTCGATGCCGCCGGAGTTTCCGCCCGGCATCGCGCTCGAACCCGTGCTGGCCGAAGGCGCGCTCGACGCGCTGAACGCCGGCGACACGCAGCGCCACGACGCGCTGATCGCCGCCCAGGCGGCGGCGCTGCGCGAGCGCGGCTGCACGCGCATTGCGCTCGCGCAGTTCAGCATGGCGCGCGCGCGCGCCGCCTGCGAAGCGGCCAGCGGCCTGCCGATTCTCACCACCGTCGACAGCGCGGTGCGCGCGTTGCGGAGGCGCACGGATCAAGCGCCGCGATAA
- a CDS encoding undecaprenyl-diphosphate phosphatase encodes MDIVLLVKAAVMGIVEGLTEFLPISSTGHLILAGSLLGFDDDKAKVFDIAIQTGAIFAVILVYWQKIHATVVALPRQPKARRLAINVVLGFIPAVVLGLVFGKMIKAHLFTPVVVASTFIIGGFIILWAEKRPPGSVRIEHVDDMTMWDALKVGLVQCFAMIPGTSRSGSTIIGGMLLGLSRQAATDFSFFLAIPTLIGAGAYSLYKERALLSVADIPLFSVGLVFSFISAWLCVRWLLKYISTHDFIPFAWYRIAFGIVVLATAWTGTVVWAE; translated from the coding sequence GTGGACATCGTTTTGCTGGTGAAGGCCGCCGTCATGGGCATCGTCGAGGGGCTGACCGAGTTTCTGCCGATCTCGTCGACAGGGCATCTGATTCTTGCGGGCTCGCTGCTCGGTTTCGACGACGACAAGGCCAAGGTGTTCGACATTGCCATCCAGACAGGAGCGATCTTCGCGGTGATCCTGGTGTATTGGCAGAAGATCCACGCCACCGTGGTGGCGCTGCCGAGGCAGCCCAAGGCAAGGCGCCTTGCCATCAACGTGGTGCTCGGATTCATCCCCGCCGTGGTGCTGGGCCTCGTGTTCGGCAAGATGATCAAGGCGCACCTGTTCACCCCGGTGGTCGTGGCAAGCACCTTCATCATCGGCGGCTTCATCATCCTCTGGGCCGAGAAGCGGCCGCCGGGCTCGGTGCGCATCGAGCATGTCGACGACATGACGATGTGGGACGCCCTCAAGGTCGGCCTGGTGCAGTGCTTCGCGATGATCCCGGGCACCAGCCGCAGCGGCTCGACCATCATCGGCGGCATGCTGCTGGGCCTGTCGCGCCAGGCGGCCACCGACTTCTCGTTCTTCCTGGCCATTCCGACACTGATCGGCGCCGGTGCCTACAGCCTCTACAAGGAGCGCGCGCTGCTGTCGGTGGCCGACATTCCGCTGTTCTCCGTGGGGCTGGTGTTTTCCTTCATCAGCGCCTGGCTCTGCGTGCGCTGGCTGCTGAAGTACATCAGCACGCATGACTTCATTCCGTTTGCCTGGTACCGCATCGCCTTCGGCATCGTGGTGCTGGCCACGGCGTGGACCGGCACGGTGGTCTGGGCGGAGTAA
- a CDS encoding response regulator transcription factor — MFSPEPVEAVCLSPALVVENDTAIQERLRYILSTLGCDEPQIAWAGDGEMAMQLLERPSFGVVLVDIGLPGDSGIEFIEWLQSHHPQVPAVAISASRSEDAIFSALRAGAVAYLLKERDDLELSIGLRSIEQGGAPIDPAIARRVLAWHAGHAADSSSIPDAALTPQERKMLELVVQGLGHRGIAEALAMPRLAVECRIKGIYRKLALGSRSEAAHMASGPMLLR, encoded by the coding sequence ATGTTCTCTCCGGAACCCGTCGAAGCCGTCTGCCTGAGCCCGGCGCTCGTGGTCGAAAACGACACGGCGATACAGGAACGTTTGCGCTACATCCTGTCGACCCTCGGATGCGACGAGCCGCAAATCGCCTGGGCAGGCGATGGCGAGATGGCCATGCAATTGCTCGAGAGGCCGAGCTTCGGCGTCGTGCTGGTGGACATCGGCTTGCCTGGCGACAGCGGCATCGAGTTCATCGAGTGGCTGCAGTCGCATCACCCGCAGGTGCCGGCCGTGGCCATTTCCGCCTCCCGCAGCGAAGATGCGATTTTTTCAGCGCTTCGCGCAGGCGCGGTGGCCTATCTCCTGAAGGAGCGCGACGACCTCGAACTGAGCATCGGCCTGCGCAGCATCGAGCAGGGCGGCGCACCGATCGATCCGGCCATTGCACGGCGTGTGCTCGCATGGCATGCGGGGCACGCGGCCGATTCATCGTCGATTCCCGACGCGGCGCTGACGCCGCAAGAACGCAAGATGCTCGAACTCGTGGTGCAGGGGCTCGGCCACCGCGGCATCGCCGAAGCACTTGCCATGCCCCGGCTGGCGGTCGAATGCCGCATCAAGGGCATCTACAGAAAGCTGGCGCTCGGCTCGCGCAGCGAGGCGGCGCACATGGCCAGCGGGCCCATGTTGCTGCGCTGA
- a CDS encoding sensor histidine kinase, with translation MPYEESPPQAGRRLARPGLAAWLAARIGACFLFLALLVAAGMAQAQPAPEFHVEAVRGTGWDEATPPADGWTPVALPDSWAARWPGFDGVVWYRLTWDQPAQVTEVGLLLHYLNMAGAVSLNGTPIWRDESLVEPLTRAWNSPRYWLLAPPLLQAGRNTLLIRVAGLSAYQAGLGPVSLGAPAAMQADYEQERLLRRDLQMLGLAVSAAVSAFFAALWAMRRRETAYGWFALMSVLWLLFGYNQIATSPWPFASNHSWQALNTSLLLLFSVSYVVFALRFCERRMPRLEGIALLIAVAGVLDLWLAASADLLAHRALWTLVGGLTIIAVNSAALIHALRHRNSPMRSLAPFMALSAVTGAHDLLVFTQVIDSNIYYTTMSSYGLLLGMALTQAGRFVQSLKRIENFNTELIEEVNAAKAELAATLAQQHALELTHARIAERVNLASDLHDGLGGMLVGSIATLERKPENLCAPELLAMLKRLRDDLRLIIEATGRHDGVRTFGELLAPLRHRTSQLLDANGIDCRWQVSNIETLELTASQSLDLLRFLQEALTNVLKHSASRRVDVAVTRAGAELLLSVRDDGRGFAVDGADKGAGAGLRSLRARARRLEADLQLHSRPGQTQLALRMPLASAA, from the coding sequence ATGCCATACGAAGAATCTCCGCCGCAGGCTGGCCGCCGACTCGCGCGCCCTGGCCTCGCGGCATGGCTTGCTGCACGGATCGGCGCCTGCTTCCTCTTTCTTGCTCTGCTCGTCGCGGCCGGCATGGCGCAGGCGCAGCCCGCCCCTGAATTCCATGTCGAAGCCGTGCGCGGCACCGGCTGGGACGAGGCCACCCCGCCGGCCGATGGCTGGACGCCCGTCGCCCTGCCCGACAGCTGGGCCGCGCGCTGGCCCGGCTTCGACGGCGTGGTCTGGTACCGGCTGACCTGGGACCAGCCCGCGCAGGTCACCGAGGTCGGCTTGCTGCTGCACTACCTCAACATGGCCGGCGCGGTGTCGCTCAACGGCACCCCCATCTGGCGCGACGAGAGCCTGGTCGAACCGCTGACACGCGCCTGGAACAGCCCGCGCTACTGGCTGCTGGCGCCGCCGCTGCTGCAGGCGGGCCGCAACACGCTGCTGATACGCGTCGCGGGCCTGTCCGCCTACCAGGCCGGCCTCGGTCCGGTCAGCCTCGGCGCACCCGCGGCGATGCAGGCGGACTACGAGCAGGAGCGGCTCTTGCGCCGCGATCTTCAGATGCTTGGCCTCGCGGTGAGCGCCGCGGTTTCGGCTTTCTTCGCCGCGCTGTGGGCCATGCGCCGGCGCGAGACGGCGTATGGCTGGTTCGCGCTGATGTCGGTGCTGTGGCTCCTGTTCGGCTACAACCAGATCGCAACCAGCCCCTGGCCGTTTGCGAGCAACCACAGCTGGCAGGCATTGAACACCTCACTGCTGCTGCTCTTCAGCGTGTCCTACGTCGTCTTCGCGCTGCGCTTCTGCGAGCGGCGCATGCCGCGCCTGGAAGGCATTGCGCTGCTGATCGCGGTGGCCGGCGTGCTCGACCTGTGGCTCGCCGCCTCCGCGGACCTGCTCGCTCACCGCGCACTCTGGACGCTGGTGGGCGGCCTCACGATCATTGCCGTGAACAGCGCCGCGCTGATTCACGCCTTGCGCCATCGAAACAGCCCGATGCGTTCCCTTGCGCCCTTCATGGCCCTGTCGGCGGTGACCGGCGCGCACGACCTGCTGGTGTTCACCCAGGTGATCGACAGCAACATCTACTACACGACGATGTCATCGTACGGCTTGCTGCTCGGCATGGCGCTGACCCAGGCCGGACGCTTCGTGCAAAGCCTGAAACGCATCGAGAACTTCAACACCGAGCTGATCGAGGAAGTGAACGCCGCCAAGGCCGAACTGGCCGCCACGCTCGCGCAGCAGCATGCGCTCGAGCTCACGCATGCGCGCATCGCCGAGCGCGTCAACCTCGCAAGCGACCTGCACGACGGGTTGGGCGGCATGCTGGTCGGCAGCATCGCAACGCTCGAACGCAAGCCCGAGAACCTCTGCGCCCCCGAACTGCTTGCCATGCTCAAGCGCCTGCGCGACGACCTGCGGCTGATCATCGAGGCCACGGGCCGCCACGACGGCGTCCGGACATTCGGCGAACTGCTCGCGCCTCTGCGGCACCGCACCTCCCAGTTGCTCGACGCCAATGGCATCGACTGCCGCTGGCAGGTGTCGAACATCGAGACGCTCGAACTCACCGCCTCGCAGAGCCTGGACCTGCTGCGTTTTCTGCAGGAAGCACTGACCAATGTGCTCAAGCACAGCGCAAGCCGCCGCGTGGATGTGGCGGTGACGCGCGCCGGCGCCGAATTGCTGCTCAGCGTGCGCGACGACGGCCGCGGCTTTGCGGTGGATGGTGCCGACAAGGGTGCCGGCGCGGGCTTGCGCAGCCTGCGCGCGCGTGCGCGCCGCCTGGAGGCCGACCTGCAACTGCATTCGCGGCCCGGCCAGACACAACTGGCGCTGCGGATGCCGCTGGCATCCGCGGCCTGA
- a CDS encoding YadA family autotransporter adhesin, translating to MASGNGSTAIGGAGNGASGAAALATGSVAIGSGSQVASGASGSVAIGGNSVATAANTVSFGSVGQTRGLVNVSAGSVTATSTDAVNGGQLYSVQQAANAASNAADVAQATASAATGTAVLAQTAAVAAQGTANTALGVANNSVQYGPGGTSVSLNANDGAGTTLNNVRAGTAATDAANVGQVRQAEQGAVTASNSFTMQQVTALQSVMNQALANGLCSFSGGSVTCGTGSKATGAGATAMGTNAIADGEGTTAVGSGAEARHAGSVAIGAGAKALADPTTAVGNNAVATGNNAVALGANTLATGSNAVALGQGSVADRDNTVSVGNAATGQLRGIANVAPGLLGTDAVNVNQLQQAVSNATSQANAFAAKGVAAALAMPSMPALPAGRKWMGAAVGNYAGASAIGFAFGYQVNDNLNLGLGVSTATSSGSSNRIAARLQAGYAW from the coding sequence GTGGCATCCGGGAATGGCAGCACCGCGATCGGCGGCGCAGGCAACGGTGCTTCGGGAGCGGCTGCGCTGGCGACCGGCAGCGTGGCGATCGGGTCCGGCAGCCAGGTCGCGAGCGGCGCGAGCGGCAGCGTGGCCATCGGCGGAAATTCCGTCGCCACGGCAGCCAACACGGTTTCCTTCGGCTCCGTCGGACAGACGCGTGGCCTGGTCAACGTCAGTGCCGGATCGGTGACGGCCACGAGCACCGACGCCGTCAACGGCGGCCAGTTGTACTCCGTGCAACAAGCCGCCAACGCTGCGTCCAACGCTGCAGACGTGGCTCAAGCAACTGCCAGCGCCGCAACGGGCACGGCGGTTCTTGCCCAGACGGCGGCGGTGGCAGCCCAGGGCACGGCGAACACCGCCCTGGGCGTGGCGAACAATTCGGTTCAGTATGGTCCGGGCGGTACGAGCGTCAGCCTGAATGCCAACGACGGCGCGGGAACCACGCTCAACAACGTGCGTGCCGGCACGGCCGCGACGGATGCCGCCAACGTCGGGCAGGTCCGGCAGGCGGAACAGGGCGCTGTCACGGCCTCCAACAGCTTCACGATGCAGCAAGTGACCGCACTGCAGAGCGTCATGAACCAGGCCCTTGCCAACGGCCTGTGCAGCTTCAGCGGGGGCAGCGTGACCTGCGGCACGGGCAGCAAGGCCACCGGTGCGGGTGCCACGGCGATGGGTACCAATGCCATTGCCGACGGGGAGGGCACCACCGCCGTGGGCAGCGGCGCCGAGGCCCGCCATGCCGGCTCGGTGGCCATCGGCGCAGGCGCCAAGGCCCTGGCCGATCCCACCACCGCCGTGGGCAACAACGCGGTGGCCACCGGCAACAACGCCGTGGCGCTGGGTGCCAACACGCTGGCCACGGGCAGCAATGCGGTCGCGCTGGGCCAGGGTTCGGTGGCGGATCGCGACAACACCGTGTCGGTGGGCAACGCGGCCACCGGGCAGTTGCGCGGCATTGCGAATGTCGCTCCGGGCCTGCTGGGCACCGATGCCGTCAACGTCAACCAACTGCAGCAGGCGGTGAGCAACGCGACCAGCCAGGCAAACGCCTTTGCCGCAAAAGGCGTGGCAGCGGCACTGGCCATGCCGTCGATGCCGGCCCTGCCGGCGGGCAGGAAATGGATGGGTGCCGCCGTGGGCAACTACGCCGGCGCATCGGCCATCGGCTTCGCTTTCGGCTACCAGGTCAACGACAACCTGAACCTGGGCCTGGGTGTCTCCACTGCAACCAGCAGCGGCAGCAGCAACCGCATTGCCGCTCGCCTGCAGGCGGGCTATGCATGGTGA
- a CDS encoding response regulator transcription factor → MSISPSEAIEAVFLNPSLVVEDDPAMRERLGRVLSTLGGGEPQIAWADSIATAKELLDARSFGIALVDIGLPDGSGVELIDWMQTLHPKVPAVVISAWRTEETIFAALRAGAIGYLLKERDDLELGIALRSIEQGGSPIDPAIARHILGWLAAQRPLLPAVSVADAPAPLPVALTPRERKILELVAQGLSNRDMAESLSISRLTVECHTKNIYRKLAVSSRTEAVYQARRHGLLH, encoded by the coding sequence ATGTCCATTTCTCCATCCGAAGCCATCGAAGCCGTTTTCCTGAATCCCTCGCTGGTGGTCGAAGACGACCCGGCGATGCGCGAGCGCCTGGGCCGCGTGCTGTCCACGCTCGGCGGCGGCGAGCCGCAGATCGCCTGGGCCGACAGCATTGCCACGGCCAAGGAGCTGCTCGACGCTCGGAGCTTTGGCATCGCACTGGTCGACATCGGCCTGCCGGACGGCAGCGGGGTCGAGCTGATCGACTGGATGCAGACACTGCATCCCAAGGTGCCCGCGGTGGTGATCTCGGCCTGGCGGACCGAGGAAACCATCTTCGCGGCGCTGCGCGCCGGCGCCATCGGCTACCTGCTGAAGGAACGCGACGATCTCGAACTGGGCATTGCGCTGCGCAGCATCGAGCAAGGGGGCTCGCCGATCGATCCGGCCATCGCGCGCCACATCCTTGGTTGGCTTGCAGCGCAGCGGCCGTTGCTACCCGCAGTGTCGGTGGCCGATGCACCCGCCCCGCTGCCCGTCGCCCTCACCCCGCGAGAGCGCAAGATCCTCGAGCTCGTGGCGCAGGGGCTGAGCAACCGCGACATGGCCGAATCGCTGTCGATCTCCAGGCTGACCGTGGAATGCCACACCAAGAACATCTACCGCAAGCTGGCCGTCAGCTCTCGCACCGAGGCCGTCTATCAGGCCCGGAGGCACGGCTTGCTGCACTGA
- a CDS encoding alpha/beta fold hydrolase encodes MPMPPVVFSHGNSFPASTYRVVLDSLRNRGFEVDAIEKFGHDPKYPVTDNWPHLVQQLADFAQQQADRAGGPVFLVGHSLGGFLSLMCAALHPALARGVVLLDSPILGGWRANTLNIVKRTPLMKTVSPGAISRKRKNSWAHREAVFEHFRSKKAFARWDEQVLHDYIDHGTFASEDTRALSFDRDVETAIYNTLPHNLGALLRRHPLKCKAAFIGGRQSAEMKQVGMAMTEQVTKGRIAMLDGTHLFPMEKPLATAAAVEAALRNLMG; translated from the coding sequence ATGCCGATGCCCCCGGTCGTCTTCTCGCACGGCAACAGCTTTCCTGCGAGCACCTACCGCGTCGTTCTCGACAGCCTGCGCAACCGCGGCTTCGAGGTCGATGCGATCGAGAAATTCGGGCACGACCCGAAGTACCCCGTCACCGACAACTGGCCGCACCTGGTGCAGCAGCTGGCCGACTTCGCGCAGCAGCAGGCCGATCGCGCGGGCGGCCCGGTGTTCCTGGTCGGCCATTCGCTTGGCGGATTCCTGAGCCTGATGTGCGCCGCGCTGCATCCGGCGCTCGCACGCGGCGTGGTGCTGCTCGATTCGCCGATCCTCGGCGGTTGGCGCGCGAACACGCTGAACATCGTGAAGCGCACTCCGTTGATGAAGACCGTGTCGCCCGGCGCCATCAGCCGCAAGCGCAAGAACAGCTGGGCGCACCGGGAAGCGGTGTTCGAGCACTTCCGCAGCAAGAAGGCCTTTGCCAGGTGGGACGAGCAGGTGCTGCACGACTACATCGACCACGGCACCTTCGCGAGCGAAGACACGCGCGCGCTGAGTTTCGACCGCGACGTGGAAACGGCCATCTACAACACCCTGCCCCACAACCTGGGCGCCCTGCTGCGCCGCCATCCGCTCAAGTGCAAGGCGGCCTTCATTGGCGGGCGGCAGTCCGCGGAGATGAAGCAGGTGGGCATGGCAATGACCGAGCAGGTCACCAAGGGCCGCATCGCCATGCTCGACGGCACGCACCTGTTTCCCATGGAAAAGCCGCTGGCCACCGCGGCGGCCGTCGAGGCGGCGCTGCGCAACCTGATGGGCTGA
- a CDS encoding proteasome-type protease, translated as MTYCVGIKLNAGLVFLSDSRTNAGVDHISTFRKMIVYEQPGDRVMVLLSSGNLSISQSVREILQIEELRETREDGSQGDPITIWNAKSMFDAARVLGSAVRHVYDRDAEALKHAGLDFNVSFIFGGQVKGEGMRLFLVYAAGNFIEATTETPYFQVGESKYGKPVLDRVLTPETPLDEAAKCALVSMDSTMKSNLSVGLPLDLVVYEANKLETDRVICIDADNPYYRMMHNSWGQKLREVFDSIEDPVWDDSATEHPLKMPATRHSALRKISTPDEKLI; from the coding sequence ATGACTTATTGCGTAGGCATCAAACTCAACGCCGGCCTGGTGTTTCTTTCCGACTCGCGCACCAATGCGGGCGTGGACCACATCAGCACCTTCCGCAAGATGATCGTCTATGAGCAGCCGGGCGACCGCGTCATGGTGCTGCTGTCCTCGGGCAACCTGAGCATCTCGCAGTCGGTGCGTGAAATCCTGCAGATCGAGGAACTGCGCGAAACGCGCGAAGACGGATCGCAGGGCGACCCCATCACCATCTGGAACGCCAAGAGCATGTTCGATGCCGCGCGCGTGCTCGGCTCCGCCGTGCGCCACGTGTACGACCGCGATGCCGAGGCGCTCAAGCACGCGGGGCTGGACTTCAACGTGTCCTTCATCTTCGGCGGGCAGGTCAAGGGCGAAGGCATGCGCCTGTTCCTGGTCTACGCGGCCGGCAACTTCATCGAGGCCACCACCGAGACGCCCTACTTCCAGGTCGGCGAATCGAAGTACGGCAAGCCGGTGCTCGACCGCGTGCTCACGCCCGAAACCCCGCTCGACGAAGCCGCCAAGTGCGCGCTGGTGTCGATGGACTCGACCATGAAGTCGAACCTCTCGGTGGGCCTGCCGCTCGACCTGGTGGTGTACGAGGCCAACAAGCTCGAGACCGACCGCGTGATCTGCATCGACGCCGACAACCCCTACTACCGCATGATGCACAACAGCTGGGGCCAGAAGCTGCGCGAGGTGTTCGACAGCATCGAGGACCCGGTGTGGGACGACTCCGCCACCGAGCACCCGCTGAAGATGCCGGCCACGCGGCACAGCGCGCTGCGCAAGATCTCGACACCCGACGAAAAGCTCATCTGA